The following proteins are encoded in a genomic region of Triticum dicoccoides isolate Atlit2015 ecotype Zavitan chromosome 1B, WEW_v2.0, whole genome shotgun sequence:
- the LOC119323468 gene encoding ultraviolet-B receptor UVR8-like, with product MWRARRWPRPRWFSSDTAAVGADSGNPARRRVAALWGNGDHGRLGLGALESRWSPTACPFFLTRPADPPTSLACGGAHTLFLTEGGRVFATGLNDFGQLGIGSSMPHTLDPVEVSGFHEKVVQISAGNHHSCAVTADGELFVWGKNSSGQLGLGKSAGKVVSTPRKVDYLADVRVKMTALGSEHSIVVTEDGEALSWGAAGAGRLGHGHKSSFLGFAMTSNEYTPRLIKNLDGIKIKRIAAGMLHSACIDEKGTVFMFGQKTEKVLGRSNDAPRPSAVEEIQFSEEVACGGYHTCAVTDRGDLYSWGSNENGCLGLGGTGMVRFPEVVRSSLFKLPVSKVSCGWKHTAAISGEDIYTWGWGGANGTFFEEGHSSGGQLGHGNDVDYCEPMMVELGKNASAVHVSCGFNHTGAILEYAEN from the exons ATGTGGCGggcgaggcggtggccgcggccgcgaTGGTTCTCGTCCGACACGGCGGCAGTGGGCGCCGATTCGGGCAATCCGGCGCGGCGTCGGGTGGCGGCGCTGTGGGGGAACGGGGACCACGGCCGGCTGGGGCTGGGGGCGCTGGAGTCGCGGTGGAGCCCCACGGCGTGCCCCTTCTTCCTCACGCGCCCCGCCGACCCGCCTACCTCGCTCGCCTGCGGCGGCGCCCACACCCTCTTCCTCACCG AGGGTGGGCGCGTATTTGCTACGGGGCTGAACGACTTTGGGCAGCTCGGGATAGGCTCCTCGATGCCTCATACTCTG GACCCTGTTGAAGTCTCTGGATTTCACGAGAAAGTTGTACAAATTTCAGCTGGCAACCATCATTCTTGTGCAGTAACAG CCGATGGTGAGCTCTTCGTTTGGGGCAAAAATTCGAGTGGCCAGCTTGGCCTTGGCAAAA GTGCAGGAAAAGTAGTCTCTACCCCAAGAAAGGTTGACTACTTGGCTGATGTTAGAGTGAAAATGACTGCTTTGGGATCAGAGCACTCAATTGTTGTTACAG AGGATGGTGAAGCCTTGAGTTGGGGAGCTGCTGGTGCTGGTAGACTTGGACATGGCCATAAATCTAGCTTCCTGGGATTCGCTATGACCTCAAA TGAATATACTCCAAGGTTGATAAAAAACCTTGATGGTATCAAG ATTAAAAGGATAGCTGCGGGAATGCTGCACTCAGCTTGCATTGATG AAAAAGGTACTGTGTTCATGTTTGGGCAGAAGACTGAGAAG GTACTTGGAAGATCAAATGATGCACCTAGACCAAGTGCTGTTGAAGAGATACAATTTTCAGAAGAAGTTGCTTGTGGAGGTTATCATACTTGCGCCGTAACAG ACCGTGGAGATTTGTACTCTTGGGGTTCAAATGAAAATGGCTGCCTTGGTCTTGG AGGTACAGGCATGGTTCGCTTCCCAGAAGTTGTAAGAAGTTCATTATTTAAGCTTCCTGTATCTAAG GTATCCTGTGGTTGGAAGCACACAGCTGCAATTTCAG GTGAAGATATCTACACGTGGGGCTGGGGAGGTGCCAACGGTACCTTCTTCGAAGAGGGCCATTCTTCTGGCGGGCAATTA GGGCATGGAAACGACGTCGACTATTGTGAGCCGATGATGGTAGAACTTGGCAAGAATGCAAGTGCTGTTCATGTATCATGTGGCTTCAATCATACAGGCGCGATACTCGAGTACGCGGAAAACTGA